The stretch of DNA CCTCTTCGTATGAAAACTTATACTTTTATTTTGTAAAAAATTTGATTAACGAAAAACTCTACAGGTAGATTAATAGAATTCTCTACCGGTAGTGATTTTTTTGTTTGTATATTCTTTTTTGCTATTTAGAATGAATTGATTAACCCTGTAATGCTTTTTTGAGTATCGTCGTCAACGTCCACAAAATTGATCGCTACATTGTAAGTGCCTTTTGGCTCTGCCGGGTCGCATCGAATTACCTTCCCTTTAATATTGATAGAGCCTGTGAACCAGGGAACTCTTAATGTTAAATCTAAGACCTCTCCTTTCGGGATTTCTCCATTGTGGGTGAATAATATTCCTTCTTTACTCACATTTTCACTTGTTCCGCCGCCTGCGGGAGATGGTTTGACTTCTAAAGAGAAAGTCGAACTGATTCGAGGGTATTTTCTTCTTTCTTGCATATTTACACATTTTCCTTCCAATTTTCTGAACTGCAATTATACCATATTGATTTCTATTTGCAAGTCTTTTAAATCAATTTTTTTAGAATTCTTGTGAAAATTGAGAAAGTGATCTTTGAACT from Leptospiraceae bacterium encodes:
- a CDS encoding PilZ domain-containing protein, which produces MQERRKYPRISSTFSLEVKPSPAGGGTSENVSKEGILFTHNGEIPKGEVLDLTLRVPWFTGSINIKGKVIRCDPAEPKGTYNVAINFVDVDDDTQKSITGLINSF